The following are from one region of the Cervus canadensis isolate Bull #8, Minnesota chromosome 21, ASM1932006v1, whole genome shotgun sequence genome:
- the CSF2RB gene encoding cytokine receptor common subunit beta, producing the protein MTLTRGLLPLALLALCWGLSIKGAEETVPLRTLRCHNDYTSRIICRWADTQDAQRLVNVTLYRRLKEDHPQRVSCNLSDDKAWLDSDCFDCVPRKCVIPYRSFVLADFDYFSFRPDQLLVTELTVNLSQHVQPPTPKDLNITATRESFLLSWSIAHEGFQSHWLSSLEFEVVYKRLQDSWEDARTTYSKFPPAILELKHLLPSSTYMARVRTRLAPGSGLSGRPSQWSQEVSWKSQPGDEAQPQNLQCFFDGAALLTCTWEVRSEVTHSVSFTLFYKTGPNAQEEECSPVKKETGSPYIQHRCQIPVPDARNYSQYIVSVRPKMEERLIKSSENIQMAPPTLNVTKGRDGYILHWKEEKMSYSHITCMFQVQYKKEGASWEDTKAEDFQNAHTMSLPTLEPASRYQARVRVKPEPGNYEGIWSEWSEARSWDTDWVLPMWVLALILVISTLILLPVLHFCGVYGYRLNQKWEEKIPNPKKSHLFQNGSAGLRLPDSMATLDSGSRPHKGPWGSSCPQLEGVFPVDCRHSEVSPLTTEEPKDACDSSSEPDMTLTASDLPTEQAPSPPTGLAAPSSRPESQASGFDFNGPYLGPPHSRSLPDLVGQQVPPQTGVSRKPQSPGSLEYLCLPAGGQVQLVPLAQVKGQGKARDGDTKSIPEAQRSPSLESGVGPAPPEPGLMEGGQDQKDRSATVLPTGWPEVGTEASGYITTPDLIFTPPTGAPSPSQAAPPSLPSAQNPTFHPGLADGPPVASAPRKPEFEGYLELPPATGQFPQSPLASPAPPRVSSPVLSPGPLRADTSPSSPTPEGLLVLQQVGDYCFLPGPFSPQSKPTSPGPCPEIRDLTQVVQPKKPPAQALPQVPAIQLFKALKQQDYLSLPPWDISRPGQVC; encoded by the exons ATGACGCTGACCCGGGGGCTGCTCCCCCTGGCTCTGCTGGCACTCTGCTGGGGACTCAGCATAAAAGGGGCTGAAG AGACTGTCCCGCTGCGGACCCTGCGCTGTCATAATGACTACACCAGCCGCATCATCTGCAGGTGGGCAGATACCCAGGATGCCCAGCGACTGGTCAACGTGACCCTCTACCGCAGGCTCAAGGA GGACCATCCACAGCGAGTGTCCTGCAATCTTAGTGACGACAAGGCCTGGTTAGACAGCGATTGTTTTGACTGTGTACCCAGAAAATGTGTTATTCCTTACCGAAGCTTTGTCCTTGCTGACTTTGACTACTTCTCATTCCGACCGGACCAGCTTCTGGTCACTGAGCTCACCGTTAATCTGAGCCAGCATG tGCAGCCCCCCACACCCAAGGACCTCAACATCACTGCTACCCGGGAGAGTTTCCTGCTGTCCTGGAGTATAGCCCATGAGGGTTTCCAGAGCCACTGGCTGTCCAGCCTGGAGTTTGAGGTGGTCTACAAGCGGCTTCAGGACTCCTGGGAG gaTGCCCGCACCACCTACTCCAAGTTCCCCCCGGCCATCCTGGAGCTAAAGCACCTCTTGCCCAGCAGCACCTACATGGCCCGAGTGCGCACCAGGCTGGCCCCAGGCTCGGGGCTCTCAGGACGACCCAGCCAGTGGAGCCAGGAGGTTTCCTGGAAGTCCCAGCCAG GGGATGAGGCCCAGCCTCAGAACCTCCAGTGCTTCTTTGACGGAGCCGCCCTGCTCACCTGCACCTGGGAAGTGAGGTCCGAGGTAACCCACTCCGTCTCCTTCACCCTCTTCTACAAGACTGGCCCCAATGCACA GGAAGAAGAATGCTCTCCTGTGAAGAAGGAGACTGGCAGCCCCTACATCCAGCACCGATGCCAGATTCCGGTGCCCGACGCCAGGAACTACAGCCAGTACATCGTCTCTGTTCGACCAAAGATGGAAGAGAGACTGATAAAGAGCTCAGAGAACA TCCAGATGGCTCCCCCGACCCTCAACGTGACCAAGGGCAGAGATGGCTACATCCTGcactggaaagaagaaaaaatgagctACTCACACATAACTTGCATGTTCCAGGTCCAGTACAAGAAAGAAGGAGCCTCATGGGAG GACACCAAGGCAGAAGACTTCCAGAATGCCCACACTATGTCCCTACCGACCCTGGAGCCCGCCAGCAGGTATCAGGCCAGAGTGAGAGTCAAACCGGAGCCGGGGAACTACGAGGGGATCTGGAGCGAGTGGAGTGAGGCAAGGTCCTGGGACACCGATTGGG TGCTCCCCATGTGGGTCCTAGCCCTCATCCTTGTCATCAGCACCTTAATCCTGCTTCCAGTCCTGCACTTCTGTGGCGTCTACGGGTACAG GCTGAACCAGAAATGGGAGGAGAAAATCCCCAACCCCAAAAAGAGCCACCTGTTCCAG AACGGGAGCGCCGGACTCCGACTGCCAGATAGCATGGCCACCCTGGATAGTGGGAGCCGCCCACACAAGGGGCCGTGGGGCAGCAGCTGCCCTCAGCTGGAGGG GGTGTTCCCTGTAGACTGCAGGCACAGCGAGGTGTCACCTCTCACCACAGAGGAACCTAAGGATGCCTGTGACTCATCATCAGAGCCTGACATGACTCTGACCGCCTCGGACCTCCCCACGGAGCAGGCCCCCAGCCCCCCGACAGGGCTGGCCGCCCCCTCAAGCAGGCCTGAGAGCCAGGCTTCTGGCTTTGACTTCAATGGTCCCTATCTGGGGCCACCCCACAGCCGCTCCCTGCCTGACCTTGTGGGCCAGCAGGTGCCCCCACAGACAGGCGTGAGCAGGAAGCCACAGTCCCCAGGGTCCCTGGAGTACCTGTGTCTGCCCGCAGGGGGGCAGGTGCAGCTGGTCCCGCTGGCCCAGGTGAAGGGGCAGGGCAAGGCCAGGGATGGGGACACAAAGTCCATCCCAGAGGCCCAGAGGAGCCCTTCCCTGGAGTCAGGGGTGGGCCCTGCCCCTCCAGAGCCTGGGCTGATGGAGGGTGGTCAAGACCAGAAGGACAGGTCCGCCACAGTTCTGCCCACTGGATGGCCTGAGGTTGGCACCGAAGCCTCTGGTTACATCACCACTCCAGATCTGATATTCACCCCACCCACTGGggccccatctccctcccaggcTGCCCCTCCGAGCCTCCCCTCAGCCCAGAACCCCACTTTCCATCCTGGATTGGCTGATGGGCCCCCTGTAGCCTCAGCCCCCCGGAAACCAGAGTTCGAGGGCTACTTGGAGCTCCCTCCAGCCACAGGCCAGTTTCCGCAGTCCCCTCTGGCCAGCCCCGCCCCTCCTAGAGTCAGCAGCCCTGTCCTGAGCCCAGGCCCGCTCCGGGCAGACACGTCCCCCAGCTCCCCAACCCCTGAGGGTCTCCTCGTCCTGCAGCAGGTGGGTGACTACTGTTTCCTTCCAGGCCCTTTCTCCCCCCAGAGTAAGCCCACCTCCCCAGGACCCTGTCCTGAGATCAGGGACCTCACCCAGGTGGTCCAGCCTAAGAAGCCTCCAGCTCAGGCCCTTCCCCAGGTGCCGGCCATTCAGCTCTTCAAAGCCCTGAAACAGCAGGACTACTTGTCACTGCCCCCTTGGGACATCAGCAGGCCCGGGCAGGTGTGCTGA